The Quercus lobata isolate SW786 chromosome 9, ValleyOak3.0 Primary Assembly, whole genome shotgun sequence region GGAGGTATTGGCAGTCTTTGATCCATTTAAACTTGGGGAGCAATCGTTTGTCAGGTAGAATTCCTAACTCGATGGGGTCTTTAGTTGCACTCAAAGCATTGCGATTACCCAACAATAGCATTTATGGGGATATTCCTTCCTCATTACAAAAGTGCTCAAATTTGGGACTTCTTGATATAGGTGAAAATAATTTGTCAATGACCATACCACTCTGGATTGGAGAAATGAAAAGTCTTACTATTCTCCGTCTAAGATCTAGTGGGTTTAGAGGGCATATACCTCTACAGACATGCCAACTTTCTTCTCTTAGAATATTGGATCTTGCAAATAATAGCCTATCAGGACCCATACcaaagtgtttgaattttattaattccATGGCAATGCCCCATATTGAAAACTATGAAACTATGGAGTATTTTGAAGATGCAGGCACCTACTTCGAGAGTCTCATGTTAGTTCCCAAGGGGAGGGAATTAAGGTATGAAGAGAACCTTATATTTGTTAGTATCATTGACCTTTCAAGTAATAACTTGTCAGGATCAATCCCTAATGAAATTTCAGTTCTCTTCCAATTGCATTTTTTGAACTTATCTCGAAACCATTTGACGGGGAAGATACCAGAAAAAATTGGGACCATGAAAGAGTTAGAGTCTATTGATCTCTCAAGAAATCATCTATCAGGTGAAATTCCTCCAAGCATGTCTAATTTGACATTTCTTAGTTACTTGGACTTGTCATACAACAACTTCTCAGGTAGAATTCCTTTAAGCACCCAACTTCAGAGCTTTGATGCACTTCGCTACACTGGAAATCCTGAACTTTGTGGAGCTCCTCTTAGAAAAAACTGCACAAAAGAGCAAAAATCTGATGGTGATACTCCACTGGGAAATGCTGAAGACGAGTCTGAAACATCATGGTTTTACATTGGATTAGGGGTTGGATTTGCACTAGGCTTTTGGGGAGTTTGTGGTGCTCTTTTCTTCAAGAGGACTTGGAGGCATGCTTATTTCCGGTTTGTCTATGACATGAAAGATCAGGCCTATGTGACTACAGTGCTGAAAGTGAACTGGATTTGCAAAAAGTTTAAGAAGCTGACGTTTTGGTAGCAAAAGGCATCGATTCTTCAATCAGGTATTAAATTGGAAATTATGTTGTCTAGAATATTTTGCTCTTGTTCATGTTGTAGCTGCAGTTGGAATGATGTGCATTTGATGATATAGCAAACTATCAAGAAATGTGTTAATATGTAAAGGGTCTTGAAGTAATTGTATAATATCCTGTAATGATCATTGATGTGAAGAAAACTCCACAAGTAGTAAGAGTTTTATTAAGATTTCCTTACTAAATAAAGTAACAACTGGGTTGTCACACTGCATGAATTACACAGGAGCACTTTGGTACATTTGCACAAGCACACTGACACTGCACGTATTATAGATATGTATGATGCTTCATGGCTTCACCTAGTGTAAGGACCTATTTGGCATGGAGAAGTGGTTGGAAAACTTAACAATTTTATGCCCTTTTGGTATAATTTTCATATATTGATATGGAAATATTTGAAGCGAAGAATCATGGCCCAATACCAAGTACCATATTAAATATTTGCAACTTGAACATATTCCTCTTGTCCAGCAATCAGCTTACTTGAATATATCAAATTCCTTTGGCCAATTTAGGCATCTTGCATATCTATGTTGCACGGACACGGCTAAAATGGCCAAGTACCCATACTTATGTCGTACCCTCACCCATGTGGGGTACCTGTGCAACTTAGGTgttaagtttattttattttagacaaAATTTATAGGTGTCATTGTACTTCTTTGCTATTTATTATTTCCTTTAAATGAATTTTAGATATGTTTTCAagtattttattgttgttgcttaactttaaaacctaaaataaacatattatgtccaaaaatatttattaattaaatatttatcgTACCTAAGATGTGTTGTACcataatttttcaagaaaagcTATACCACGTACCCTTTTGCATATCTTTCTATATAATGACAATTCCTTCTATATATGTTCCCCCCATCTCTAAGTATTTTGGGAAGTTATCTGCCTTAAGGAAATTACATCTTGAATTGAAATAGTTGAATGGTACCTCACCAGAGTGGTTGGGGCTTCTCTTAGAGTTGGAAGAGTTCAAACTTCGCAAAAAAGTTCCTTGGGAAGGAAAGTGTCCAAAGCGCGTTTCGCCAGtgtttcaaaattaaaatattttaaatttgtcttCAAACTCTATTGTCAGGACCTCTGGAAGGCTTTATGGAGTTCTAAACTTCATCAACGGCTGAAGATATTCCTTTGGAGAGTTGATAAGGATGTTGGTGCAGGGAGGGAGCAAAGCACAACCAAaattatttctgaatttttcatttcagatttttcttatttgaaatttcagatttcatttttcaattatagcacttttgatttttgaatttcaaacttaatGTTGTGGATTTTGTGGAATGACTGTGGTTTGATTGTACTCCTTGAAGCCTATTAAATAGAGGCTCCAAGAATGATGCGAAGCACTGCACTTGGAATAAGAATTTTTAGATTAAGAGTCCATTTGAGAtccacttattttattgaaattgaaaactttttattgaaagtactgtagataaagataaaagttcgtcgaaatagtacagtggaacTCATAAATAGGatcaaaaagtgtaatgaaacctataaatagtagaaaaataaactaaatagtaaaataagttagtaaaaataatatttgccaAACGGATACAAAAATTGTTTCTATAAGCTTGGTGGTGAATCAAGCACATGTAGGTAGTGAAGCCTAGGATTTTCGGCTTATTCtaggtggtgaagcctagggATTTGTcctgttcttttttcttttcccttgttACTATTTCCCAACCCATTCTGTCCTGCTGCAAGGCAAATGTGATTTGACTCATAGCTAACCTCCTATTCAATATTTCAATTGCTGTTTGTATTACAAAGATGCTGATACCCAAATGGAGCccactttttcaatttctagtcATGATTTACAGACTGTTGCCATATGAAACATGGTTCATTTTGAAATGCAAACTTCATTCTAAAAAGAAATGAGAACAAAATGCTACTGAACGAAACAGAGTAGGGACTAATGACAAGTTATTTCTTGTACACATTGTATCATACAAGTTTTGTACCATGGCGCACACAGTAACTTGCTAAAAGCTTTTACTCCACTGGGATAATTTACTAGTACAAAGAATAGAATTGTGTAGGTGGTCATGTCATACATACTTCAAATTCCAACTTACATACCCATGGCAATGATATTCATGATTGCAGGTAGCGCTGGTCCATGCTCTCGAAGAGGCCACAAAGATTAGTTGGCAGAGCAATTGTGATTTTGTTCTAAAATGTACTTGAATAAAATGCTAAGGATTATGATTCCAGCCTATGACTGTTCGAACTATTTATTTATGTAGTGGAAGTCATTTCACTTTGCACCAGAAAGATTAAAACTTAAGGTTTGTTGTTTAATTCTTGTCCTGTTATAAGCAAGCCTGGAAAAAACTAGATTGAATCATCTATACCTTAAAATGGATGAATTTTCTCCAAATTCACTGTCCTCTACATTAAAGCATACCGAGTTATGTGCTATCAAGCGACATTGGCATTTGGACAAGCAGCCTAAGAAGTACTAATCATGACAGATAAATTCATAGTATAACATTAACTGCAGGTTTAGTATAAAATCTGTGCAACAAGAGAACGAGGaacggaaaaaaaaatgctcacgTAATGTAATTTTTAGGAAGGGCTAAGCATCCAAAGTAAAAATGCCAAGACTGAGTCAAGGAAACAGAGCCGAAGCACAAAGGCAGAAGGAAAACGGCACCGTATAAAGGAAGCAAAGGATGAAACGAAGTCGTTTAATTTGAAGTGTTAAGTCTGTTAGTGAGTGGAACACGTGGCCTAAAATTATTGGATGTAATTGAACTTTCTGTTATTACTGTAGCTGTAATTCTGTTAGAGTTGTTAGCTTTTCCCGCTCATTTTCAGGCGAGTGCACTGGTTCATCTTGTAGTATAAATAGTGAGAcgctttgtattttttagttagttCATTTGAgtgaataaaatttctttctagAGAGTTCTTTTCCTTGCTTCTTCAATCTCCAGAAAACTCCATTCTCTGTTTTCAACTTGATGAATTCCATCCAGTTGACTCTTGAATCTATCCTTGGAGCTGGCACAGACCaccttaaataaaatattaaggaTACAATTTTTCTTACGACCTTTTAAAGTTGACTAATTGGACCCATCACTTTTATGAGTTTTGTTAAACTGTTAAAGAGTGTGTTTTGAGGGCGCAATTTTAAGAAATAACTAGATCGTTTAGGCTTTGGTTGAAAGACGGAGATATTAGTccggttgttgttgttgttgtttttttttttttttttttttggatcaaaCCTAAATAAATAGTTAATACTAGTGATATGTAAAATTGTGGAGCTTCCAAAACATAAGTGGTTCAATATAAGAAAGTTAACAAAAAGCCAAAAGTTTTggttatttaatatttataggTAAGTGTTCAATTATAATTAATAGTGaacatttattaaaaagaaaatacactTATAAAAAACAGTTATTGATTTGCAATAGtcttactttattttatttaaaaatatgtattgaattattaaatccACTTAAGGTTATTAGGAAGTTATGCACTTCAACATATAAATAATGCAAATGGCATTATTTTCACAGGCAAAGATTTCAAAGTTAGCTTTCATGTAATAATTTTAACTTTGATTCATAGCTCTCAGGAGTAGAAGAGTTAGAAGTAGAAATGGAGACACAAAAGATTACAGTGAGAGGATATGCCTTGGAGGAAAAGAAGGTTCTTAAAGCAATCAAGAGAGCTGGAAAAGCAGTGGAGCCATGGCCATTCCCTGGATACTCTCATTTTGCTTCATTTTACAAATACCCAACTTACATTGTTAACCATTATTATGACACATACAAAAATGAAGCTACCACAGGCGTACACACTTTCTTCCAAACCCCTGCTGTTTATTCAGTCGCTGTCGCGTCCAATTATGAAGCCATTGCTTCACTCTTTTGCGATGACAATCCGCATGCTTGTACAATCATGTGAACatgcttctctttttcttttcttttttctctccctcctTTTTTTGGTCTTATCTAAttgatgttttattattttttgagagatgGAGAGGTTTAATGCTGTCTTTTTGTTTGGCTTGAAGCTTATCATTGTAATAGTATgtcatttatattatttttcatcttatatttgtgttcttggatgGCCAAAGAAAAACcgatccttttctttttttcatgctTTAATTTCCCTAGAATCCTGCAAGAATTGAGAATATCAAGCATGAACGGTACgagaaatgttatattcacaacattttcataacactttcacaacaaattttaaatggtaggttgttattggctGTTATAAGTGGGGGAAAAATCATTTAAGTagtaaattcaaattcaaattaataatgacttactacctatgatttgttgtgaaagtattatgaaaatgttgagAACATAGTACTTCTCAAAAGATATATGGTGTAATGGTGGGCATATGTAACACCTCTCTCACGGAGGAGTGGATGTATgctctatatatatgtgtgtgtgtgtgtctatatatatatatatatatatatatataattcttttaggAATAAATTGAGATTTGCAAGGCTTATATTATCTTTGGCTTGAGAAAAGTGAAAAGAAGAGAAGTGATGTGggtaaaatttttaatcttggatttataatgaGGAGAGAAGTgaagagaaataaaagaaaataagcgCTTTTTATACTTCTATGGGGTGCTagattaatttaatttaggGTGCAGCTCCCTTAAATTGGTTTAGCTTGTAACATATTAAACTATAAAGTTTACTTTGAAACTGTCATTCAATTATAGGGTTTAAATAGTATATTATAAAAGtatagaatttaatttgaaactatGGTGAAAATATAACATGCAAcaaataaacattatttttcttataacgAATGAGTCTCACGTATTTATTAGGTTACACATTATGAAAGAGAGGATGAACCGATGTATATATTTAATCGACCGGACAATTACTATAAACTATGGATCTAAAATACAATTATTTCCCCCCAAAACTTTATTGAATAGGTTTTAATTTGATACTCCCAATAATgggatttaaatttaaaatataatttccacaaatattttattgaaacagaATAGGTACAAAATCCGAAAAGCTGGCCGTGCCACCGGGGCTTATTAACTGCTTGGGAAAATCCTTGGGCAGTAACCAGTCAGCAAAAACTATATTATGATAAAGGCCATTTAGCCATGCAGTGAGCTACATTATTATTGCAGTTTCCTTGAACCCAATAGAAAAACAAACCAAGGTCTTTCAAGTCTCATATCCTTCAAGGCCCTGCAGCCTGTCCatgtttgtttttagtattCTATAGAAGAGAATGATGACACTCAAGCAAGGATAATtgttcccc contains the following coding sequences:
- the LOC115959677 gene encoding receptor-like protein EIX2 isoform X2, which produces MDNSSATRVFFLIWFFAATFSFCKVNSNISCNKKEKQALLNLKRGLTDPWNALSSWSDQEDCCKWAGVHCDNKTARVTKLQLGNLNLNGILDKAPSWFWNWTSNVDFVNLSANNIEGDVPNLLVNSTVLDLSSNHLKGQLPRLSANVRVLNVANNLFSGPISTFLCQKTNRKNKLQVLDASNNLLSGEFSHCWRYWQSLIHLNLGSNRLSGRIPNSMGSLVALKALRLPNNSIYGDIPSSLQKCSNLGLLDIGENNLSMTIPLWIGEMKSLTILRLRSSGFRGHIPLQTCQLSSLRILDLANNSLSGPIPKCLNFINSMAMPHIENYETMEYFEDAGTYFESLMLVPKGRELRYEENLIFVSIIDLSSNNLSGSIPNEISVLFQLHFLNLSRNHLTGKIPEKIGTMKELESIDLSRNHLSGEIPPSMSNLTFLSYLDLSYNNFSGRIPLSTQLQSFDALRYTGNPELCGAPLRKNCTKEQKSDGDTPLGNAEDESETSWFYIGLGVGFALGFWGVCGALFFKRTWRHAYFRFVYDMKDQAYVTTVLKVNWICKKFKKLTFW
- the LOC115961266 gene encoding heavy metal-associated isoprenylated plant protein 31-like, whose protein sequence is METQKITVRGYALEEKKVLKAIKRAGKAVEPWPFPGYSHFASFYKYPTYIVNHYYDTYKNEATTGVHTFFQTPAVYSVAVASNYEAIASLFCDDNPHACTIM
- the LOC115959677 gene encoding receptor-like protein EIX2 isoform X1, yielding MWKLILEGNRLNGTLPKSLGLLSNLKHLFIGKNSLTGTVDEVFFTKLSKLKYLDLSRTPLFFNVNSNWVPPFQLIYAHMSSCKIGPSFPAWLQTQRSLKVLLMSMSGILDKAPSWFWNWTSNVDFVNLSANNIEGDVPNLLVNSTVLDLSSNHLKGQLPRLSANVRVLNVANNLFSGPISTFLCQKTNRKNKLQVLDASNNLLSGEFSHCWRYWQSLIHLNLGSNRLSGRIPNSMGSLVALKALRLPNNSIYGDIPSSLQKCSNLGLLDIGENNLSMTIPLWIGEMKSLTILRLRSSGFRGHIPLQTCQLSSLRILDLANNSLSGPIPKCLNFINSMAMPHIENYETMEYFEDAGTYFESLMLVPKGRELRYEENLIFVSIIDLSSNNLSGSIPNEISVLFQLHFLNLSRNHLTGKIPEKIGTMKELESIDLSRNHLSGEIPPSMSNLTFLSYLDLSYNNFSGRIPLSTQLQSFDALRYTGNPELCGAPLRKNCTKEQKSDGDTPLGNAEDESETSWFYIGLGVGFALGFWGVCGALFFKRTWRHAYFRFVYDMKDQAYVTTVLKVNWICKKFKKLTFW